One genomic window of Myxococcus guangdongensis includes the following:
- a CDS encoding terpene synthase family protein, producing the protein MTPSKTGLPRVEIPYPAGFSPDLERTHTIHLHWMEAQGLVVGPDALRAYDSIGAEVLGARAYRDARGAGLELATDLMGWFFIFDDQFDGPLGRDIEATRSTLEEFLAMARVGGRVRHPSSVLCTSWLDLWCRATRGMSDAWIERYAGDFFRFFQSFEQEALDRSRGLPVEMEGYLANRRVSIGVVPALDLCEPVGGYELPQEIHACEPMVTMRQACTDVILLENDIYSASKEAAMGQVHNVVLLRMRDVGCGQEEASQWAMALLQERLLLFAKAEQQLREGVRSLKTWGAINRGISAMKNWMQGHHDWTLASGRYNDTRLQFPEGPERWASLLNPAQEQTKAS; encoded by the coding sequence ATGACACCCTCGAAGACAGGTCTGCCTCGTGTAGAAATTCCGTATCCAGCTGGGTTCAGCCCGGACCTGGAGCGCACCCATACGATTCATCTGCACTGGATGGAGGCACAGGGGCTGGTCGTCGGCCCCGACGCCCTGAGGGCTTACGACTCGATAGGCGCCGAGGTGCTTGGTGCAAGGGCGTACCGAGATGCCCGCGGGGCCGGACTCGAACTCGCGACTGACTTGATGGGCTGGTTCTTCATCTTTGATGACCAGTTCGATGGGCCACTGGGGCGAGACATCGAGGCGACCCGCTCCACGCTGGAGGAGTTCCTGGCGATGGCGCGAGTCGGCGGGAGGGTGCGCCATCCCTCGTCTGTCCTGTGCACATCCTGGCTCGACCTGTGGTGTCGAGCGACTCGAGGAATGAGTGACGCCTGGATCGAGCGCTATGCCGGAGACTTCTTCCGGTTCTTCCAATCGTTCGAGCAGGAGGCACTGGACCGATCTCGAGGCCTGCCCGTCGAGATGGAAGGCTACCTGGCGAATCGACGGGTTTCGATTGGCGTGGTACCCGCGCTGGACCTCTGTGAGCCAGTGGGAGGTTACGAACTCCCGCAGGAGATTCACGCCTGCGAGCCGATGGTCACCATGCGGCAGGCGTGTACGGACGTCATCCTGCTGGAAAACGACATCTACTCGGCGTCGAAGGAAGCAGCGATGGGGCAGGTGCACAACGTCGTGCTGCTACGGATGCGCGATGTGGGGTGCGGTCAGGAGGAGGCTTCGCAGTGGGCAATGGCTCTCCTCCAGGAACGACTCCTCCTCTTCGCGAAGGCCGAGCAGCAGCTGCGAGAAGGTGTCCGGTCCCTCAAGACCTGGGGCGCGATCAATCGTGGCATCTCCGCGATGAAGAACTGGATGCAAGGCCACCACGACTGGACCCTTGCGTCGGGTCGATACAACGACACCCGCCTTCAATTCCCCGAAGGACCGGAGCGATGGGCGTCGCTGCTCAACCCAGCGCAGGAACAAACCAAGGCGTCATGA
- a CDS encoding terpene synthase family protein gives MSDWMGWFFVFDDQFDGPIGLDLDATRALLDELLLVTQSTAAQRYPSSLLGAALVELWGRSTSGASASWRARFTQDLAEYLESYYQEARERTQGWPVDIETYLRTRRLSIGVLPSLDICERAEGLDVPPAVHGTDDMTTLRSLCTDVVVMVNDIYSAPKEAASGQLHNMVLLQVRDAGCGQTAAMDWVAGEIAKRVESFAAVERRIRQGVQSVETWSAVDREIAAIKNLMQGTTDWTLESARYAHPAQGARVRVTG, from the coding sequence GTGAGCGACTGGATGGGGTGGTTCTTCGTCTTCGACGATCAGTTCGATGGACCGATTGGGCTCGACCTCGATGCGACCCGCGCCTTGCTGGACGAGTTGTTGTTGGTGACCCAGAGCACGGCCGCCCAGCGGTATCCTTCATCGCTCCTGGGAGCCGCCCTGGTGGAGTTGTGGGGGCGGTCGACGTCTGGAGCGAGTGCGTCCTGGAGGGCGCGGTTCACCCAAGACCTCGCGGAGTACCTCGAGTCCTACTACCAGGAAGCTCGGGAGCGCACGCAGGGATGGCCCGTGGACATCGAGACCTATCTGCGCACGCGACGTCTATCGATCGGCGTCCTACCGAGCCTCGACATCTGCGAACGGGCCGAGGGGCTCGACGTTCCGCCCGCCGTGCATGGCACCGACGACATGACGACGCTGCGCTCGCTGTGCACGGACGTCGTGGTGATGGTCAACGACATCTACTCGGCGCCCAAGGAGGCCGCGAGCGGGCAGTTGCACAACATGGTGCTCCTCCAGGTGCGTGATGCGGGCTGCGGGCAAACCGCCGCCATGGACTGGGTCGCGGGTGAAATCGCGAAGCGGGTGGAGTCCTTCGCGGCCGTGGAGCGGCGGATACGACAAGGTGTCCAGAGCGTCGAGACCTGGAGCGCCGTCGACCGGGAGATCGCCGCGATCAAGAACCTGATGCAGGGCACCACGGATTGGACACTCGAGTCTGCTCGCTACGCCCATCCCGCTCAGGGCGCCCGCGTGAGGGTGACAGGATAG
- a CDS encoding carboxypeptidase regulatory-like domain-containing protein, with amino-acid sequence MTGTPPVAEAMRDEEGAVQVEVHGASRPVAGAQVALYFQGPRSPATGRPMWFVAGRGTTDAAGTLRFPARPGAYLVTAKAQGFATARLSLTRPRGEALTPVRLTLGEGATLTGSVVERASKAPVPLARLTLTPRTVLASASVATTSVPEEERHEAAADERGRFRCEGLAPGEYQLEISAPAHSARRIARVQVPASGLVVELDGSAFIEGYVERPEGKPAPGARVTATGMGETFETETSAGGGFSIDVPPGVYQVSARLDALTGTAQDRAVVGAGMTLRDVRIRLGAAAALTGVVRGKGTAEPIAGATVSIAPGAMVATFDSAPAEVASATSGVDGRFEAGSLAPGSYSVTVRAKGFRALRREGITVLAGQRFELLAEMDANGRIEGTIVDESDQPLSGVQVTPERRWRMMPMEGVITVVTDAQGAFVLEDVSPGDVFVAARRPGSQIHVRERVAVSPGQTHQVKLKLGGEGTLEGTVKLADGRVPTAAVTVFAQLKDTARTEAHQVPTAADGTWSMRVRAGRYRVAAWLVDVGNQNGDQEKVVDLKVGVTERVDLQVREAARPLSVTVLEPNGAPSVSATVMGAEAGKNEIFLEDSTDASGHVTLVADSLGTQPLHLWATNGGRRGDLPSVPATQKTLVLQLQPAGRLTGTVRSAGGRSIEGFRLVVSATKSEDDFLSRQELELAGDRFVVEDVNPGAVTVSVTLPDGRAGKVDTTSVAGQTTQVDVMVEAGGAITGRLVDNAGKPIAQAFVDVDGLTSAPTGADGRFRVEDAAPGQHRLIAWSEKTERAEKKLTLVVGKPQDVGDWKLGPPRIEPGRLGIFFGMAGDAVLVRGVLESMHGDALRVGDIVQSIDGATVLTAGEARERELGAPGSPAILLIRRDTRTYPVTLTRAP; translated from the coding sequence ATGACAGGCACGCCGCCGGTCGCCGAAGCCATGCGCGACGAGGAAGGGGCGGTCCAGGTCGAGGTCCACGGAGCTTCTCGTCCCGTCGCGGGAGCGCAGGTGGCGCTCTATTTCCAGGGGCCGCGCTCGCCCGCCACGGGCCGTCCCATGTGGTTCGTCGCGGGGCGAGGAACCACGGATGCCGCGGGCACACTGAGATTTCCCGCGAGGCCCGGGGCGTATCTCGTCACCGCGAAGGCGCAGGGGTTCGCCACCGCGAGACTCTCGCTCACCCGTCCTCGTGGCGAAGCGCTCACCCCTGTACGCCTCACCCTCGGCGAAGGTGCGACCTTGACGGGCTCGGTCGTCGAGCGAGCCTCGAAGGCCCCCGTCCCGCTCGCGAGGCTCACGCTCACGCCGCGCACGGTGCTGGCCTCTGCCTCTGTCGCGACGACCTCCGTCCCCGAAGAAGAACGTCACGAAGCCGCCGCCGACGAGCGCGGCCGCTTCCGGTGCGAGGGCCTCGCGCCTGGCGAGTATCAGCTCGAGATCTCAGCGCCCGCCCATTCGGCCCGACGCATCGCGCGGGTCCAGGTGCCAGCCTCCGGACTCGTCGTCGAGTTGGATGGCTCCGCCTTCATCGAAGGTTACGTCGAGCGACCGGAGGGCAAGCCCGCCCCGGGAGCCCGCGTCACCGCGACGGGCATGGGCGAGACGTTCGAGACGGAAACCAGCGCAGGCGGTGGTTTCTCGATCGATGTGCCCCCGGGCGTCTATCAGGTGTCAGCGCGGTTGGACGCCCTGACGGGCACCGCGCAGGACCGAGCGGTCGTAGGCGCGGGGATGACCCTGCGCGATGTCCGCATCCGACTGGGCGCCGCCGCGGCTCTCACGGGAGTCGTCCGCGGCAAGGGCACCGCCGAACCCATCGCGGGAGCCACCGTGTCCATCGCCCCAGGCGCCATGGTGGCGACCTTCGACTCCGCTCCCGCCGAGGTCGCGAGCGCCACGAGTGGTGTGGACGGACGCTTCGAGGCAGGGAGCCTCGCGCCGGGTTCCTACTCAGTGACGGTCCGAGCGAAGGGCTTTCGCGCTCTGCGACGAGAAGGCATTACGGTGCTCGCGGGCCAGCGCTTCGAGTTGTTGGCCGAAATGGACGCCAATGGACGCATCGAGGGCACAATCGTCGACGAGAGCGACCAGCCCCTCTCGGGAGTCCAGGTCACCCCCGAACGTCGTTGGCGGATGATGCCGATGGAGGGCGTGATCACGGTGGTGACCGATGCACAAGGAGCCTTCGTCCTCGAGGACGTCTCCCCGGGTGACGTCTTCGTCGCCGCGCGAAGGCCAGGCAGTCAGATCCACGTCCGCGAGCGCGTGGCGGTGAGCCCCGGCCAGACGCACCAGGTGAAGCTCAAACTGGGAGGCGAAGGCACGCTCGAGGGCACCGTGAAGCTCGCGGACGGGCGCGTCCCCACGGCGGCCGTCACGGTCTTCGCGCAGCTCAAGGACACGGCGCGCACGGAGGCGCATCAAGTCCCCACCGCGGCGGACGGAACGTGGAGCATGCGCGTGCGCGCCGGGCGTTATCGCGTCGCCGCGTGGCTCGTCGACGTGGGCAATCAGAACGGCGATCAGGAGAAGGTGGTCGACCTGAAGGTGGGCGTGACCGAGCGCGTGGACCTGCAGGTCCGCGAGGCGGCGCGTCCCCTCTCCGTCACGGTGCTGGAGCCCAATGGCGCGCCGAGCGTCTCGGCCACGGTCATGGGGGCCGAGGCGGGCAAGAACGAGATCTTCCTCGAGGACTCCACGGATGCCTCTGGGCACGTCACGCTCGTGGCGGACTCCCTGGGTACGCAGCCGCTGCACCTCTGGGCCACGAATGGCGGGCGCCGAGGTGACCTGCCCTCCGTGCCTGCCACGCAGAAGACACTGGTCCTCCAGCTCCAGCCGGCGGGACGACTCACGGGAACAGTCCGCTCGGCGGGAGGCCGGAGCATCGAGGGCTTCCGCCTGGTGGTCTCCGCGACGAAGAGCGAGGACGACTTCCTCTCGCGACAGGAGCTGGAGCTCGCGGGAGATCGCTTCGTGGTCGAGGACGTCAACCCAGGGGCCGTGACGGTGTCCGTGACACTGCCCGACGGCCGCGCGGGCAAGGTGGACACGACGAGCGTCGCGGGACAGACGACCCAGGTCGACGTCATGGTGGAGGCGGGAGGCGCCATCACGGGCCGGCTGGTCGACAATGCGGGCAAGCCCATTGCGCAGGCCTTCGTGGATGTGGATGGACTGACCTCGGCGCCGACGGGCGCGGATGGGCGCTTCCGCGTGGAGGACGCCGCGCCCGGCCAGCACCGGCTCATTGCCTGGAGTGAGAAGACGGAGCGCGCGGAGAAGAAGCTCACGCTGGTGGTGGGGAAGCCGCAGGACGTGGGCGATTGGAAGCTCGGTCCACCGCGCATCGAGCCCGGGCGGTTGGGCATCTTCTTCGGAATGGCCGGAGATGCCGTCCTGGTGCGCGGTGTGCTCGAGAGCATGCACGGCGACGCGCTCCGCGTGGGAGACATCGTCCAGTCCATCGATGGAGCGACGGTGCTCACGGCGGGCGAGGCCCGCGAGCGCGAGCTGGGAGCGCCGGGCAGCCCCGCCATCCTGCTCATCCGGCGCGACACGAGGACCTATCCTGTCACCCTCACGCGGGCGCCCTGA
- a CDS encoding patatin-like phospholipase family protein: MSNRPATLVLSGGGGKGAFQVGAERVLREVHGFRWERVFGVSVGAFNGAVIAQREYERLTDLWMNLRESDVYRRVPWLVVALRIGLLNKLGLYDNTPLRDLVERNLAGRPFAIPAHVGRVSLTSGQYELVSSDASDFLSAVWQSATMPVIWEPIGPQAIVDGGLRNVTPLGDALGYSPTEIVVIACSSSRMEPIRYPANILDVARRSLTDITFNEILMNDVDVFVRINDMVRQAHEQGTELRAPDGQPYVYCRITVIEPTAPMGDTLDFSPEMIRMRLRHGEDRARAVMRPTGVGPGERMPPRIAAQLEPILHS, translated from the coding sequence ATGTCGAACCGTCCCGCGACGCTCGTGCTGTCAGGTGGTGGAGGCAAGGGCGCCTTCCAGGTCGGCGCCGAGCGGGTGCTGCGTGAGGTGCACGGCTTCCGCTGGGAGCGTGTCTTCGGTGTCTCCGTGGGCGCGTTCAACGGCGCCGTCATCGCCCAGCGCGAGTACGAGCGCCTGACGGACCTCTGGATGAACCTCCGTGAATCCGACGTGTACCGGCGAGTCCCGTGGCTCGTCGTCGCCCTGCGCATCGGCCTGCTCAACAAGCTGGGCCTCTACGACAACACCCCCTTGAGAGACCTCGTCGAGCGCAACCTCGCCGGACGTCCCTTCGCCATCCCCGCTCACGTGGGCCGCGTGTCGCTCACCTCCGGGCAGTACGAGCTGGTGTCGAGCGACGCGAGCGACTTCCTCTCCGCCGTCTGGCAGAGCGCGACCATGCCCGTCATCTGGGAGCCCATCGGCCCCCAGGCCATCGTCGACGGAGGACTGCGCAACGTGACGCCGCTGGGCGACGCGCTCGGGTACTCGCCCACGGAGATCGTCGTCATCGCCTGTTCATCCTCGCGCATGGAGCCCATCCGCTATCCCGCCAACATCCTGGATGTGGCCCGCCGCAGCCTCACGGACATCACCTTCAACGAAATCCTGATGAACGACGTGGATGTCTTCGTGCGCATCAATGACATGGTGAGACAGGCCCACGAGCAGGGCACGGAGCTCCGCGCCCCCGACGGTCAGCCGTATGTCTATTGCCGCATCACCGTCATCGAGCCCACCGCGCCCATGGGCGATACGCTCGACTTCTCGCCAGAGATGATTCGCATGCGCCTGCGCCACGGCGAGGACCGGGCCCGCGCGGTGATGCGGCCGACGGGCGTGGGCCCCGGGGAGCGCATGCCTCCGCGCATCGCCGCCCAACTCGAGCCCATCCTCCATTCCTGA
- a CDS encoding proprotein convertase P-domain-containing protein, with protein sequence MTINLMRYLPLSLLPLMLGCGTPADEKPAAVLMTRAQALMTGTPASTGVLAFLNSRSTTVAVLDNEVPLNLLTAQNLVAYRNGPDGIEYTADDRHFVSIAQVDAVAQVGPAALEALEAYVRGTGRVEMPLDEQVGIFHGVAFNLAEARRVIAASNTAPLNVLQGTVGLSAAQAQAIIDARRIDHLVELSRLPFMDGAGLQALKNHVALAPEGDPCTGPNTCQAGLSCTGRAFGGPIAYGRCRNTAYVPGDGDSCSVLRPCSAGLTCSGPQSGADDGLCRPSWMAGTFTNHADLSLPASTTTPWVSSVGVVGLASVPEDITVELDLVHAQPSKLVLTLVDPGGETALLWDGPNEGVPPARIPVTRGIPRDGIINGQWLLRISNPTGQGSGTLRSWSVKLTSRWD encoded by the coding sequence ATGACCATCAACTTGATGCGGTATCTGCCGCTTTCCCTTCTTCCCTTGATGTTGGGCTGTGGTACCCCCGCCGACGAGAAGCCCGCCGCGGTGCTGATGACGCGCGCCCAGGCCCTGATGACGGGGACTCCGGCGTCCACGGGCGTGCTGGCGTTCCTCAACAGCCGCTCGACGACGGTGGCCGTGTTGGACAACGAGGTGCCGCTCAACCTGCTCACCGCGCAGAACCTCGTCGCGTACCGCAACGGCCCCGACGGCATCGAGTACACGGCGGATGATCGCCACTTCGTCTCCATCGCGCAGGTGGACGCGGTTGCCCAGGTGGGCCCGGCCGCGCTGGAGGCGCTCGAGGCCTATGTCCGGGGCACCGGCCGCGTGGAGATGCCGCTGGACGAGCAGGTCGGCATCTTCCACGGCGTCGCCTTCAACCTCGCCGAGGCCCGCCGGGTCATCGCCGCCTCCAACACGGCGCCGCTCAACGTCCTGCAGGGCACCGTGGGCCTGAGCGCGGCCCAGGCGCAGGCCATCATCGACGCGCGCCGCATCGACCACCTGGTGGAGCTGTCCCGTCTGCCGTTCATGGACGGCGCGGGGCTCCAGGCGCTCAAGAACCACGTCGCGCTCGCGCCGGAAGGTGACCCTTGCACCGGGCCGAACACGTGTCAGGCGGGCCTGTCGTGCACGGGCCGGGCCTTCGGCGGTCCCATCGCCTACGGCCGCTGCCGCAACACGGCGTACGTGCCGGGCGACGGCGACAGCTGCTCCGTGCTGCGTCCGTGCTCCGCGGGCCTGACGTGCTCGGGGCCCCAGTCCGGCGCGGACGACGGGCTCTGCCGTCCGTCGTGGATGGCGGGCACGTTCACGAACCACGCGGACCTGTCGCTGCCGGCCTCGACGACGACGCCCTGGGTGTCCTCCGTGGGCGTGGTGGGGCTCGCGTCCGTGCCCGAGGACATCACCGTGGAGCTGGACCTGGTGCACGCCCAGCCGTCCAAGCTGGTCCTGACGCTGGTGGACCCGGGGGGTGAGACGGCCCTGCTGTGGGACGGCCCCAACGAGGGCGTGCCCCCGGCGCGCATCCCGGTGACGCGTGGCATCCCGCGCGACGGCATCATCAACGGCCAGTGGCTGCTGCGCATCTCCAACCCCACGGGGCAGGGCAGCGGCACGCTGCGCTCCTGGTCCGTGAAGCTCACCAGTCGCTGGGACTGA
- a CDS encoding TVP38/TMEM64 family protein yields the protein MLVSVGGLLTLRLLGPDFIDQRHFSDLLAPLGDAAPLAYIAFLAVRPLTLLPGQLMTAVGGMMFGTLAATLYSLTGSFLAAMLLFVLARKLGTRPMKRLAGGKYPALARAAKRNDFLFSFTMCINPLCPTDVMLAAAAASGARFWPSVAGVMLGTIPGTFLTAQFGSGLAQGRTVMTAVSAAGLVLSLVLGVFIGRRFYKELNEAPEVPSPPSDARGDSTVPGVRNVTAAAVPATQAKSGGVPATY from the coding sequence ATGCTCGTGTCCGTGGGCGGACTGTTGACGCTCCGGCTCTTGGGGCCGGACTTCATCGACCAGCGACACTTCTCGGATCTGCTGGCCCCACTGGGTGATGCAGCGCCTTTGGCATACATCGCCTTCCTCGCCGTACGTCCCCTGACGTTGCTGCCCGGGCAGCTCATGACCGCCGTGGGCGGAATGATGTTCGGGACGCTCGCAGCGACCCTCTATTCACTAACGGGCAGCTTCCTGGCCGCCATGTTGCTCTTCGTGCTGGCACGCAAGCTGGGGACCCGGCCGATGAAGCGCCTGGCGGGAGGCAAGTACCCGGCGCTCGCGCGCGCGGCGAAGCGCAATGACTTCCTCTTCTCCTTCACCATGTGCATCAACCCGCTGTGCCCCACCGACGTGATGCTGGCCGCGGCGGCCGCCAGTGGCGCGCGCTTCTGGCCCTCGGTGGCCGGCGTGATGCTCGGCACCATCCCCGGCACCTTCCTCACCGCGCAGTTCGGCAGCGGGTTGGCCCAGGGCCGCACGGTGATGACCGCGGTGTCCGCCGCGGGCCTCGTCCTGTCGTTGGTGCTGGGCGTGTTCATCGGCCGTCGCTTCTACAAGGAGCTCAATGAGGCTCCGGAAGTCCCTTCACCGCCTTCAGATGCGCGAGGGGATTCGACGGTTCCCGGCGTGCGGAACGTGACGGCCGCGGCGGTGCCAGCCACTCAGGCCAAGAGCGGCGGCGTCCCTGCCACGTATTGA
- a CDS encoding general stress protein, whose protein sequence is MSDKDNKGSMTVAEAGRKGGETVRNERGREFYETIGRKGGATVKAERGRSFYEEIGRKGGETVKAERGAKFYEEIGKKGGDRVKATRGPNFYEEIGRKGGQKVKKLIEEGKRAARAAMAAQEGGAAAPQQEGSTTPPAAPSGETAGPGQNE, encoded by the coding sequence ATGTCGGACAAGGACAACAAGGGCAGCATGACGGTGGCCGAGGCGGGCCGTAAGGGTGGCGAGACGGTCCGGAACGAGCGAGGTCGCGAGTTCTACGAGACCATCGGCCGCAAGGGCGGAGCGACCGTGAAGGCGGAGCGAGGTCGCTCGTTCTACGAGGAGATTGGCCGCAAGGGCGGCGAGACGGTGAAGGCCGAGCGCGGCGCCAAGTTCTACGAGGAGATCGGCAAGAAGGGTGGCGACCGGGTCAAGGCCACCCGCGGGCCGAACTTCTACGAGGAGATTGGCCGCAAGGGTGGGCAGAAGGTGAAGAAGCTCATCGAAGAGGGCAAGCGCGCGGCCCGCGCGGCGATGGCGGCACAGGAGGGCGGCGCCGCGGCGCCACAGCAGGAGGGCTCCACCACGCCTCCGGCGGCTCCTTCCGGTGAGACGGCGGGCCCCGGCCAGAACGAGTAG
- a CDS encoding sodium:proton exchanger: MQALLVFLAIAALSLLASSPALDPGRFPALARLAAGGFLFLLFGVVLGPSMVGVLSPEDLQLMRPVMALGLGTAGVILGLNLEPRLLRLLPRPVYAAALAHSGTAFLFVAVPLVVPLVLTSRPSVVAAVGAASLLGAAASLSSGHFAVLAYRGGRMDRARGLGVALLTMLDDALGLAVLAVALVLGAGSNPGEGLGLVCLAMLLGVLCGALLAFLTHAMNDLAELTTVTLGMVALVGGAAAYLRVSALLAGVACGATLALVGGRTVERVARALGRVERPVFLVVVFLVGSGLYTRDWAAWALVPGFVGLRFLGKVVGGRLTQRLARGVLELPPRVGYALIAQGGLALCLVAEYEFLVPGTLARRVLDVVVVGAVVNELLAGPAFRQVLPPPPPREPPASAGVGVAT; encoded by the coding sequence GTGCAAGCGCTGCTCGTCTTCCTCGCCATCGCGGCGCTCTCCCTGCTGGCGTCGAGTCCGGCGCTGGACCCGGGGCGCTTCCCCGCGTTGGCGCGGCTGGCGGCGGGCGGCTTCCTCTTCTTGTTGTTCGGCGTGGTGTTGGGCCCCTCCATGGTGGGGGTGCTCTCCCCGGAGGACCTCCAGCTGATGCGCCCGGTGATGGCGCTCGGGCTGGGCACCGCGGGGGTCATCCTGGGGTTGAACCTGGAGCCGCGGCTGCTGCGGCTGTTGCCACGGCCCGTGTACGCGGCGGCGCTGGCGCACTCGGGCACGGCGTTCCTGTTCGTGGCGGTGCCGTTGGTGGTGCCGCTGGTGCTGACGTCGCGGCCCTCGGTGGTGGCGGCGGTGGGCGCGGCGTCGTTGCTGGGCGCGGCGGCGAGCCTGTCCTCCGGACACTTCGCGGTGCTGGCGTACCGGGGCGGGCGGATGGACCGGGCGCGGGGGCTGGGCGTGGCGCTCCTGACGATGCTCGACGATGCGCTGGGGCTGGCGGTGCTGGCGGTGGCGCTGGTGTTGGGCGCGGGCTCCAACCCGGGAGAGGGGCTGGGGTTGGTGTGCCTGGCCATGCTGCTGGGCGTCCTGTGCGGCGCGCTGCTGGCGTTCCTGACCCACGCGATGAACGACCTGGCGGAGCTAACCACGGTGACGTTGGGCATGGTGGCGCTCGTGGGCGGCGCGGCGGCGTACCTGCGGGTGTCCGCGCTGCTGGCGGGCGTGGCGTGTGGGGCGACGCTCGCGCTGGTGGGCGGGCGCACGGTGGAGCGGGTGGCGCGCGCGCTGGGGCGGGTGGAGCGGCCGGTGTTCCTGGTGGTGGTGTTCCTGGTGGGCAGCGGGCTGTACACGCGCGACTGGGCGGCCTGGGCGCTGGTGCCGGGCTTCGTGGGGCTGCGCTTCCTGGGGAAGGTGGTGGGGGGACGGCTGACGCAGCGGCTGGCGAGGGGCGTGTTGGAGCTGCCGCCCCGGGTGGGCTACGCGCTCATCGCGCAGGGCGGGCTCGCGCTGTGTCTGGTGGCCGAGTACGAGTTCCTGGTGCCGGGCACGCTGGCGCGTCGGGTGCTGGACGTGGTGGTGGTGGGCGCGGTGGTGAACGAGCTGCTCGCGGGGCCAGCCTTCCGACAGGTCCTCCCGCCACCGCCTCCGCGTGAGCCTCCGGCGTCCGCGGGCGTGGGGGTGGCGACATGA
- a CDS encoding cation:proton antiporter, with amino-acid sequence MKGAVVRLLLLVGLLAIISRAQVLREDAGTPVTLAAGALLLCGLFAGKVAKGLGLPRLTGYLLVGVAVGPYALGFIPGEGVKGLDLVKGLAVSLIALVAGTELRLGLIRRVGARVALLCAAVCGVTFTVCLAATFALKPVLPFLAPMTWQQALAVSALVSTVVVSFSPTVTIAIVQETSAKGSFTEFLMALVIIGDLFVMVAFALAAGLTRASFGGGLDVTGLLSGVGWELFGSVVVGGVLALVMLLYMRGVKQELPLFLVGLSFAAAEGGTRLHLSPLLVSLAAGALIANLDEREGERIHHAIQRAGLPVFALFFAAAGAGLKLDALMTVGPAALLLVVLRGLAIWFACRRFAPADDPRLKQYLWMGLISQAGVTFGLAALVSRTFPTFGPQVEVLIVAMITAHELVGPVLTRRALTASGEVRTDEAQATA; translated from the coding sequence ATGAAGGGCGCGGTGGTGCGGCTGCTGCTGTTGGTGGGTCTGCTGGCCATCATCAGCCGCGCCCAGGTGCTGCGCGAGGACGCGGGCACGCCGGTGACGCTGGCGGCCGGAGCGCTGCTGCTGTGCGGTCTGTTCGCGGGCAAGGTGGCCAAGGGGTTGGGACTGCCCCGGCTCACGGGCTACCTGCTGGTGGGCGTGGCGGTGGGGCCGTATGCGCTGGGCTTCATCCCGGGCGAGGGCGTCAAGGGGTTGGACCTGGTGAAGGGGCTGGCGGTGAGCCTCATCGCGCTGGTGGCGGGCACGGAGCTGCGGCTGGGGCTCATCCGCCGCGTGGGCGCGAGGGTGGCGCTCCTGTGCGCCGCGGTGTGCGGCGTGACCTTCACCGTCTGCCTCGCGGCGACGTTCGCGCTCAAGCCGGTGTTGCCGTTCCTGGCGCCCATGACGTGGCAGCAGGCGTTGGCGGTGAGCGCGCTGGTGTCCACGGTGGTGGTGTCGTTCTCGCCCACGGTGACCATCGCCATCGTCCAGGAGACGAGCGCGAAGGGCTCGTTCACCGAGTTCCTGATGGCGCTGGTCATCATCGGCGACTTGTTCGTCATGGTGGCCTTCGCGCTGGCGGCCGGCCTGACGCGGGCGAGCTTCGGCGGCGGGCTGGACGTGACGGGCCTGCTGAGCGGGGTGGGGTGGGAGCTGTTCGGCTCGGTGGTGGTGGGTGGGGTGCTCGCGCTGGTGATGCTCCTCTACATGCGGGGAGTGAAGCAGGAGCTGCCGCTGTTCCTGGTGGGGCTGTCCTTCGCGGCGGCGGAGGGTGGCACGCGGCTGCACCTGTCCCCGCTGCTGGTGTCGCTGGCGGCGGGCGCGCTCATCGCCAACCTGGATGAGCGCGAGGGCGAGCGCATCCACCACGCCATCCAACGCGCGGGCCTGCCGGTGTTCGCGCTCTTCTTCGCGGCGGCCGGCGCGGGGTTGAAGCTGGACGCGTTGATGACGGTGGGGCCGGCGGCGCTGTTGTTGGTGGTGCTGCGGGGGCTGGCCATCTGGTTCGCCTGTCGACGTTTCGCGCCCGCCGATGACCCGCGACTGAAGCAGTACCTGTGGATGGGGCTCATCTCGCAGGCGGGCGTGACGTTCGGCCTGGCGGCGCTGGTGTCGCGCACGTTCCCGACGTTCGGTCCCCAGGTGGAGGTGCTCATCGTCGCGATGATCACCGCGCACGAACTGGTGGGGCCGGTGTTGACGCGACGTGCACTGACGGCCAGTGGAGAAGTCAGGACGGACGAGGCACAGGCAACCGCGTAG